The DNA region ATGATGGCAGGTTAAACAATATCCGCATCAGGCCGGTCGCCAGGGAAGATGTCTTTGAAGCAATCGAAGCAGCAAAAGACGGCCCGGTAGAGGAAGGGAATGTCGGAGCCGGAACCGGGACAGTTTGTTTTGGATTCAAAGGCGGCATCGGTACTTCTTCCAGGGTAATTCCGGAGCAAAGAGGTGGTTATACTGTTGGTGTACTCGTTCAAACAAACTTTGGCGGGATTTTACGGATCAACGGTGTCCCGGTCGGTCAAAGGCTGAATCAATTTTATATGCAAGGTGAAAGACAAGAAAACGGCTCTTGTGCGATTGTAGTTGCCACAGACGCTCCCTTAACTTCGAGAAATTTACAGAGATTGGCCAAACGCGCATTGTTGGGAATTGCCCGAACCGGTGGATTTATGAGCAATGGCAGTGGAGACTATGTGATTGCTTTTAGTACTTATCGTGAAAATCGAAATGAAATTGATAAAAGAGAATTCGTCAAAAAATTTGATAAACTGAATAATAACCGCATGAGCCCTTTATTCCTTGCCGTTGTGGAAGCAACCGAAGAAGCGATTTATAATTCGCTTTTTAAAGCAGAGACTTTAACCGGTATTAATGGCAGAACCGTCGAAGCATTGCCGTTGGATAAAGTGATCCCATGGCTCAAGGAGGAATGAATGATTAAGCTAGTTCGTCTCCTTTTTTCCAAAAAACGAACAAGATTCTTCAAGAATGACAAACCCCAATCTTCGCGCAAATTGTCACTTTTTGTCATTCAGAATGAATCTATTCGAATATAAGTAAGATCTTGCAAAATTATATATGATCTCGTCATTCATGGCTTTCGCCATTGTCTGTAAACAAAAGAATTCATACTTTAACCAGTTCTAATATTTAAAAAGGTTTTTGCGAGATAAAAGATCAAAATGACTAAAATAAAATTTGGACAAATAGGCGTTGGGAATTGGGGCAAGAATTTATTACGGAACTTTGACAACCATCCGGACACAAATTTAATAGCAGTATCAGATGTTTCTAAGGAAATATTAGCGGCTGTTGGACGACAATATCCCTCCGTTCAATTGTTGGAAAATGCCCAAAACCTGATTCAACACCCAGAGACTGAAGCCGTGATTATTGCAACGGAACCGGTCACTCATTACAAATTTGCACTTGAGGCGCTTAAAGCAGGCAAACATGTATTCGTTGAAAAACCGATGACCCTTGTCCCAAAAGAAAGTGAATCTCTGGTTGAACTTGCAAAAAAGAATAATCGAATCCTGATGGTGGGGCATATTTTGGAATATCATCCAGCATACCGGAAGGCAAAGGAATTAATGGATTCCGGCGAGCTTGGGGCTGTTCATTACATGTATTCTACCCGGGTTAACCTTGGAATTATTCGAAAAGACGAAAATGCTCTTTGGAGTTTAGCACCGCATGATATTTCAATCGCACTGATGTTTATGCAGAATCTTCCTATTCAGGTAGCCTGCACCGGCCAATCTTTTTTGCAACCTGGAATAGAGGATGTGGTTTTTCTTACTATGCATTTTTCCCATCAACGAATGGCTCATGTTCATTGTAGTTGGTTGGATCCACACAAAGTACGTAAATTGACTGTCGTTGGATCGAAAAAAATGGTTGTTGTGGATGACATGGAAGCGAATGAGAAGGTTCGTATTTATGACAAGGGTGTGGAAAAGAAACCCAAATATGCCAACTACTCTGAAATGCTAACATTACGGAACGGTGATATCCAAATTCCCCGTTTGGAAATGAAGGAGCCGCTTCGTTTGGAATGCGACCAATTTATTAAAAGTATCCGATCAGGGAAAAACCCACC from candidate division KSB1 bacterium includes:
- a CDS encoding P1 family peptidase yields the protein MQKISAFFICVFVLVSVSIFAAEDRPRIRDAGIKIGILQVGKWNAITDVAGVKVGHKTVWKGDGIRTGVTVILPHDGNLFREKVPAAIHVGNGFGKLLGVIQVRELGEIESPIALTNTLNVFQVADALVDYTLNLPGNENVRSFNPVVGETNDGRLNNIRIRPVAREDVFEAIEAAKDGPVEEGNVGAGTGTVCFGFKGGIGTSSRVIPEQRGGYTVGVLVQTNFGGILRINGVPVGQRLNQFYMQGERQENGSCAIVVATDAPLTSRNLQRLAKRALLGIARTGGFMSNGSGDYVIAFSTYRENRNEIDKREFVKKFDKLNNNRMSPLFLAVVEATEEAIYNSLFKAETLTGINGRTVEALPLDKVIPWLKEE
- a CDS encoding Gfo/Idh/MocA family oxidoreductase — its product is MTKIKFGQIGVGNWGKNLLRNFDNHPDTNLIAVSDVSKEILAAVGRQYPSVQLLENAQNLIQHPETEAVIIATEPVTHYKFALEALKAGKHVFVEKPMTLVPKESESLVELAKKNNRILMVGHILEYHPAYRKAKELMDSGELGAVHYMYSTRVNLGIIRKDENALWSLAPHDISIALMFMQNLPIQVACTGQSFLQPGIEDVVFLTMHFSHQRMAHVHCSWLDPHKVRKLTVVGSKKMVVVDDMEANEKVRIYDKGVEKKPKYANYSEMLTLRNGDIQIPRLEMKEPLRLECDQFIKSIRSGKNPPSDGKDGHMVVKILAAADKSLKNGGKPIKIS